The following proteins are encoded in a genomic region of Streptomyces collinus Tu 365:
- the carA gene encoding glutamine-hydrolyzing carbamoyl-phosphate synthase small subunit gives MTTSTRGSSSQRNTALPAVLVLEDGRTFRGRAYGAVGETFGEAVFSTGMTGYQETLTDPSYDRQIVVATAPQIGNTGWNDEDDESGRIWVSGYVVRDPARVPSNWRAKRSLDDELVAQGVVGISGIDTRALTRHLRERGSMRAGIFSGEAVAPEAELVERVQAQPQMKGASLYEEVATKEAYVVPAVGEKRFTVAAIDLGIKGMTPHRMAERGIEVHVLPATATAEDVYAVGPDGVFFSNGPGDPATADGPVALMSAVLERRTPLFGICFGNQILGRALGFGTYKLKYGHRGINQPVQDRTTGKVEVTAHNHGFAVDAPLDKVSETKFGRAEVSHVCLNDDVVEGLQLLDQPAFSVQYHPEAAAGPHDAAYLFDRFVSLMEGQRA, from the coding sequence ATGACGACCTCCACCAGGGGAAGCTCCTCCCAGAGGAACACGGCGCTTCCCGCCGTACTCGTCCTGGAGGACGGCCGCACCTTCCGCGGCCGCGCCTACGGGGCCGTGGGGGAGACCTTCGGAGAGGCCGTCTTCTCCACCGGCATGACCGGCTACCAGGAGACCCTCACCGACCCGTCGTACGACCGCCAGATCGTCGTCGCGACCGCCCCGCAGATCGGCAACACCGGCTGGAACGACGAGGACGACGAGTCCGGCCGCATCTGGGTCTCCGGCTACGTCGTGCGCGACCCCGCGCGCGTGCCGTCCAACTGGCGCGCCAAGCGCTCCCTGGACGACGAGCTGGTCGCGCAGGGCGTCGTCGGCATCTCCGGGATCGACACCCGCGCCCTCACCCGCCACCTGCGCGAGCGCGGCTCGATGCGCGCCGGCATCTTCTCCGGCGAGGCCGTCGCCCCCGAGGCCGAGCTGGTCGAGCGGGTCCAGGCCCAGCCGCAGATGAAGGGCGCCAGCCTCTACGAGGAGGTCGCCACCAAGGAGGCGTACGTCGTCCCCGCGGTCGGCGAGAAGCGCTTCACGGTCGCCGCCATCGACCTCGGCATCAAGGGCATGACCCCGCACCGGATGGCCGAGCGCGGCATCGAGGTGCACGTGCTCCCGGCCACCGCGACGGCCGAGGACGTCTACGCCGTCGGACCGGACGGCGTGTTCTTCTCCAACGGACCCGGCGACCCGGCGACCGCCGACGGCCCCGTCGCACTGATGAGCGCCGTCCTGGAGCGCAGGACGCCCCTGTTCGGCATCTGCTTCGGCAACCAGATCCTCGGCCGCGCCCTCGGCTTCGGCACCTACAAGCTGAAGTACGGCCACCGCGGCATCAACCAGCCGGTCCAGGACCGGACGACCGGCAAGGTCGAGGTCACCGCGCACAACCACGGCTTCGCCGTGGACGCGCCGCTCGACAAGGTCAGCGAGACGAAATTCGGCCGCGCCGAGGTCTCGCACGTCTGCCTGAACGACGACGTCGTGGAGGGGCTGCAGCTGCTCGACCAGCCGGCCTTCTCCGTCCAGTACCACCCCGAAGCAGCAGCGGGTCCGCACGACGCCGCCTACCTGTTCGACCGCTTCGTTTCCCTGATGGAGGGCCAGCGTGCCTAA